A region of Novipirellula aureliae DNA encodes the following proteins:
- a CDS encoding discoidin domain-containing protein — protein MRFAQRPFNRLPIGLPTGLLFLLVGFATVVSAEGPGTAVDSENSNFGTITEETPSIPQYFSWINNTNEGSTEAQTITNLEFFKWLHDEYGMRLGIYAWDAGNIDSEKYYGNMQSEKFKQQYPNGWGDIAALAKSFSCRLGLWGGPDGFGDTPEAEQARIDLLVSLCRDYELQLFKFDAVCTQLREEKQASFAKAMTECRKYAPDLIVLNHRLNLGVAKPHATTFLWGGAETYIDVHMRNRTTAPHNRAGALSRGLPPDLKRLTEDHGVCISSCLDYWEDDLVLQAFNRCLILAPEIYGNPWLLRDDEFAKLSRIFNLHFRHREILVKGMELPERYGSNAVSRGDGSTRFITLRNLSWQPVTYDVSLDEEIGLTDKGDVEVRRYHPSERMLGTFDHGQSLPIEVPPFRSYLLMATTKPCSEIGVLGCDYEVVRDTTNQPVLVKLLGLPGTNATVSLHPGSRSFSKAYLGNEPANKILDGSQTIRFPGQPVSLPWHKQLAELTPVEVPADAEQLYEATCFQAENNALEVQSLHRSGPTSIPQVQNARDAFFDQELFWRRGIWDKYMFDGKLETFFSVLHYGNDKRIDQGALRIDLGKPETIDQLSFRALWPSSDPRQPPLEVSAEVSKDLTSWKPVTFKRTAVQEGNIKVADIQKNGGSSSLFDADVYTWELQSDRAQPFRYLRIFDAPQRVAEFAAWANNKQLDASDWHATNLFAPFDAARPVAAWQAAAEIEDNTAEGSYLCVALDGKHGINKAFAALRVDGEWIGASQRAPSFPCVAWEYPARSQASNDTHYFPVTDAMRGKKIEIVVLGLTGGETNIKPHAWITSYYPPRESITLRLEE, from the coding sequence ATGAGATTCGCACAACGCCCGTTCAACCGGCTGCCGATTGGTTTGCCGACCGGTCTCCTGTTTTTATTGGTGGGGTTTGCCACGGTTGTGTCAGCCGAGGGGCCGGGAACTGCCGTTGACAGCGAGAACTCGAATTTCGGAACGATCACGGAAGAAACGCCGTCGATCCCCCAGTATTTCTCTTGGATCAACAATACGAACGAAGGATCCACCGAAGCTCAAACCATCACGAATCTTGAGTTTTTTAAGTGGCTTCATGACGAGTATGGAATGCGGTTGGGCATTTATGCGTGGGACGCTGGCAATATTGACAGTGAAAAATACTACGGCAACATGCAGAGCGAAAAGTTCAAACAACAGTATCCAAACGGATGGGGCGATATTGCGGCATTGGCCAAATCGTTTTCCTGCCGACTCGGGCTTTGGGGTGGTCCGGACGGATTCGGCGATACGCCCGAAGCCGAACAGGCTCGTATCGATCTGTTGGTGAGTCTTTGCCGTGATTATGAACTCCAACTCTTTAAGTTCGATGCCGTCTGCACGCAGTTGCGAGAAGAAAAACAGGCAAGCTTTGCCAAAGCGATGACCGAATGTCGCAAATACGCCCCCGATTTGATTGTCCTCAATCATCGGCTCAACCTTGGCGTGGCAAAACCACACGCGACCACCTTTCTGTGGGGCGGGGCGGAGACCTACATCGATGTGCACATGAGAAATCGCACGACGGCCCCCCATAACCGTGCCGGGGCCTTGTCGCGTGGATTGCCACCCGATCTGAAACGCTTGACGGAAGACCACGGTGTCTGCATCTCGTCCTGTTTGGACTATTGGGAGGACGACCTCGTCCTTCAAGCCTTCAACCGCTGCCTAATCCTTGCTCCCGAAATCTATGGAAACCCATGGCTACTGCGGGATGACGAATTCGCCAAACTGAGCCGCATTTTCAATCTACATTTCCGACACCGGGAAATCTTGGTCAAAGGCATGGAGCTGCCGGAAAGATACGGAAGCAATGCTGTTTCCAGAGGTGATGGCTCAACGCGGTTTATCACTTTGCGAAATCTCAGCTGGCAACCCGTGACGTACGACGTCTCGCTAGACGAAGAGATCGGGCTGACCGATAAAGGAGACGTCGAGGTCAGGCGATATCATCCCTCCGAACGCATGCTCGGAACGTTCGACCACGGCCAGAGTCTTCCCATTGAGGTGCCGCCTTTCCGGTCCTATTTGCTGATGGCCACAACGAAACCCTGTAGCGAAATCGGGGTTCTCGGCTGTGACTATGAAGTGGTTCGTGATACGACGAATCAACCCGTACTGGTCAAACTCCTCGGGCTACCGGGAACCAACGCAACGGTTTCTCTCCATCCCGGATCCCGATCTTTCAGCAAAGCCTATCTTGGCAACGAGCCAGCAAACAAGATTCTCGACGGTAGCCAAACGATCCGCTTTCCAGGACAACCAGTCTCACTGCCCTGGCACAAGCAGCTCGCGGAGTTAACGCCCGTTGAGGTTCCTGCGGATGCAGAGCAGCTTTACGAAGCGACCTGCTTCCAAGCGGAAAATAATGCATTAGAAGTTCAGTCCCTTCACCGCTCTGGCCCGACCTCGATCCCCCAGGTCCAGAATGCACGCGATGCATTTTTCGACCAAGAGCTGTTCTGGCGCCGAGGAATCTGGGACAAGTACATGTTCGACGGAAAGCTAGAAACCTTCTTCAGTGTTCTGCACTATGGGAACGATAAACGGATCGACCAGGGGGCTTTGCGCATCGACTTAGGCAAGCCTGAAACCATCGATCAACTCTCGTTTCGGGCGCTCTGGCCCTCTAGCGATCCGCGCCAGCCGCCGCTAGAAGTGTCGGCGGAGGTGTCGAAGGATTTGACCTCCTGGAAACCGGTCACGTTCAAGCGGACGGCGGTCCAGGAAGGCAACATCAAGGTTGCCGACATTCAAAAGAATGGAGGATCTTCCTCGCTTTTCGACGCCGATGTCTACACATGGGAACTGCAGTCAGATCGGGCCCAGCCTTTCCGTTATCTACGAATCTTCGATGCACCACAGCGCGTTGCCGAATTTGCCGCTTGGGCAAATAACAAACAATTGGATGCATCCGACTGGCACGCTACGAATTTGTTTGCACCGTTCGATGCTGCCCGTCCAGTCGCTGCTTGGCAGGCCGCAGCGGAGATAGAAGACAATACCGCCGAAGGAAGCTATCTGTGTGTCGCTCTTGATGGCAAGCACGGGATCAACAAGGCGTTTGCCGCCTTGCGAGTCGATGGAGAATGGATTGGCGCGTCACAAAGAGCACCATCGTTTCCTTGCGTTGCCTGGGAGTATCCGGCCAGGAGCCAGGCGAGCAACGATACTCATTATTTTCCCGTCACGGACGCGATGCGTGGCAAGAAAATAGAAATCGTCGTGCTGGGGCTAACAGGCGGTGAAACCAATATCAAACCCCACGCCTGGATCACTTCCTATTATCCACCTCGTGAATCGATCACGCTTCGACTCGAAGAGTAA
- the katG gene encoding catalase/peroxidase HPI, which produces MSSTLYFARLMSCMALGCATGHAIAEAPQTTSIDAENASEPSQCPVMGTVPMTGRHTSAGSYTNGDWWPNQLNLQILHQNSTKSNPMGVDFDYATEFSKLDLHALKNDITELLTTSQDWWPADYGNYGPLFIRMAWHSAGTYRVSDGRGGAGYGTQRFAPLNSWPDNANLDKARRLLWPIKQKYGQRISWADLMVLTGNCALESMGLETIGFAGGREDVWEPQLDVNWGPETKWLGEMRYRGDRELDNPLAAVQMGLIYVNPEGPGGEPDPVAAAKDIRETFARMAMNDEETVALIAGGHTFGKAHGAADPSKYVGAEPEGARIEEQGLGWKNSYGKGNADDTITSGLEGAWTTTPAQWSTDYFDHLFGYEWKLVKSPAGAWQWIPSDPAAADTVPDAHDPENFHAPIMFTTDLALRMDPIYGPISKRFHEDPKAFEVAFAKAWYKLTHRDMGPVSRCLGPEVAAPQLWQDPVPVVDHELIQDQDIATLKSKLLSSGLSISQLVETAWASASTFRGSDKRGGANGARIRLAPQKDWVVNQPAELASTLRTLEEIQHSFNASQTDGKQVSLADLIVLGGCAAIEQAAKNGGHDLQVPFSPGRSDASQQQTDVESFAVLEPSADGFRNYVGPVVDRPAEELLIDRAQLLTLTAPEMTALIGGLRVLNVNAGDMQLGVLTEQPEVLTNDFFVNLLDMNTEWQQSAVCEHFYEGRDRKTGAVKWKATSVDLVFGSNSQLRAIAEVYASEDSQQKFARDFIAAWNKVMNADRFDLDPTFRNERYRS; this is translated from the coding sequence ATGTCCTCGACCCTTTACTTCGCTCGCTTGATGTCGTGTATGGCACTAGGGTGCGCTACCGGCCACGCCATCGCCGAGGCCCCACAAACCACTTCTATCGATGCGGAAAATGCGTCCGAACCAAGCCAATGCCCGGTCATGGGGACCGTCCCCATGACCGGACGGCACACATCAGCCGGTTCCTACACGAATGGAGATTGGTGGCCAAACCAATTGAACCTTCAGATTTTGCATCAAAACTCAACCAAGAGTAATCCCATGGGCGTGGACTTTGATTACGCCACGGAGTTCAGTAAGCTCGATCTCCATGCATTGAAGAATGACATTACGGAGCTACTCACCACTTCACAAGACTGGTGGCCAGCCGACTATGGCAACTATGGTCCGTTGTTCATTCGAATGGCTTGGCACAGTGCGGGGACATATCGCGTTTCGGACGGACGCGGTGGCGCGGGCTACGGTACTCAACGCTTTGCCCCGTTGAACAGTTGGCCCGACAACGCAAACCTTGATAAAGCTCGGCGATTGCTTTGGCCAATCAAGCAGAAGTATGGCCAACGGATCTCATGGGCCGATCTGATGGTATTGACCGGCAACTGTGCACTCGAATCGATGGGGCTAGAAACCATTGGGTTCGCTGGAGGCCGCGAAGACGTCTGGGAACCACAGCTAGATGTCAACTGGGGCCCCGAAACGAAGTGGCTTGGTGAGATGCGTTATCGAGGCGATCGTGAACTCGACAATCCGCTTGCAGCTGTCCAGATGGGTTTGATCTACGTCAATCCCGAAGGCCCCGGCGGTGAGCCCGACCCCGTCGCGGCTGCCAAGGATATCCGTGAGACGTTTGCTCGTATGGCAATGAACGACGAAGAAACCGTTGCCCTCATTGCGGGGGGACACACTTTCGGAAAAGCCCACGGGGCTGCCGATCCTAGCAAGTATGTCGGTGCGGAACCTGAAGGAGCCCGCATCGAAGAACAAGGACTTGGGTGGAAGAATTCGTACGGCAAAGGCAATGCCGACGATACCATCACCAGCGGGCTCGAGGGAGCCTGGACGACGACTCCCGCGCAGTGGTCGACCGACTATTTCGATCATCTATTCGGATACGAATGGAAGTTGGTCAAGAGCCCAGCGGGCGCATGGCAATGGATTCCCTCCGACCCGGCTGCGGCCGATACCGTCCCCGATGCACATGACCCCGAAAATTTTCACGCACCGATCATGTTTACGACCGACCTCGCACTTCGGATGGATCCGATCTATGGTCCAATATCGAAACGTTTCCATGAAGATCCAAAAGCATTTGAAGTTGCCTTTGCAAAGGCATGGTACAAGTTAACGCATCGCGATATGGGGCCCGTTTCTCGCTGCCTCGGACCTGAAGTTGCTGCTCCCCAATTGTGGCAAGATCCCGTTCCAGTGGTCGACCATGAATTGATTCAAGATCAGGACATCGCGACACTCAAATCCAAGTTGCTCTCGTCCGGCTTATCGATCTCTCAGCTAGTGGAAACGGCATGGGCATCCGCATCGACGTTCCGAGGTAGCGACAAACGCGGTGGAGCCAACGGTGCACGCATTCGATTAGCACCACAAAAGGATTGGGTCGTCAATCAACCCGCGGAACTCGCTAGCACATTGCGGACGCTGGAGGAAATTCAACATTCGTTTAATGCTTCGCAAACAGATGGCAAACAGGTCTCACTCGCGGACCTCATCGTACTTGGCGGATGCGCAGCGATTGAGCAGGCAGCTAAGAACGGGGGACACGATTTGCAGGTGCCGTTCTCGCCAGGACGTAGTGATGCTTCACAGCAGCAGACCGATGTTGAGTCATTCGCGGTACTGGAGCCGTCCGCAGACGGATTTCGCAACTATGTGGGTCCCGTTGTCGATCGGCCAGCGGAAGAACTGTTAATCGATCGAGCACAACTACTTACGCTCACAGCACCGGAGATGACTGCGTTGATCGGTGGCCTGCGAGTCCTTAATGTCAATGCTGGCGATATGCAACTAGGTGTGCTCACCGAGCAACCCGAGGTGTTGACCAACGACTTTTTCGTGAACCTGCTCGATATGAATACCGAATGGCAACAGTCGGCGGTATGCGAACACTTCTATGAAGGACGTGATCGTAAGACCGGTGCGGTGAAGTGGAAGGCGACTTCCGTTGACCTCGTATTCGGTTCCAATTCACAGCTTCGCGCGATCGCAGAGGTCTACGCTAGCGAAGATTCACAGCAAAAATTTGCCCGTGACTTCATCGCAGCTTGGAACAAGGTGATGAATGCCGATCGCTTCGATCTTGATCCGACTTTTCGAAACGAGCGATACCGAAGCTAG
- a CDS encoding LysR family transcriptional regulator: MDMDQLAHFQCVADLKNFTHAADRLSISQPALSRSIQRLEEEVGQPLFERKPRSVDLTDAGRLFQSRAEQILLILEDCKAEICDDGQSGRIRIAAIPTIAPFFLPNLLRTFSDAFPKANLMVQEHTTDNLMRRCKQGELDVAIVALPVPSRYVEVEELFEEELSLVLPRNHPLAKKKQIRIGDVEDYPFVLLDEAHCLSDSITSYCRQRSIQPVAVERTSQLVMVQELVSLGHGVSFIPEMAKQLDRTRRRVYRSLHGTVPTRTIAAVWNPYRFQSRLLREFRDHLRDYSEAFVPK, from the coding sequence ATGGACATGGATCAATTAGCGCATTTCCAATGCGTCGCGGATCTTAAGAATTTCACACATGCTGCTGATCGATTATCGATCTCACAGCCAGCCTTAAGCCGTTCGATCCAGCGGCTTGAGGAGGAAGTGGGGCAGCCGCTGTTTGAACGTAAGCCTCGCTCGGTCGACCTAACCGATGCGGGCCGGCTATTTCAGTCGCGTGCCGAACAAATCCTATTGATTCTGGAAGACTGCAAGGCCGAAATTTGCGATGATGGACAGAGTGGGCGAATCCGTATCGCGGCGATCCCAACGATTGCTCCGTTCTTTTTGCCCAATCTGCTACGAACGTTTTCCGATGCTTTTCCGAAAGCCAATCTAATGGTTCAGGAACACACCACGGACAATTTAATGCGGCGATGCAAACAAGGAGAACTCGACGTCGCGATCGTTGCCCTACCCGTTCCATCGCGATACGTGGAAGTGGAGGAGTTGTTTGAAGAAGAGCTAAGTCTTGTGCTACCGCGAAATCATCCACTGGCAAAGAAAAAACAAATACGCATTGGTGATGTGGAGGATTATCCGTTTGTGCTGCTCGATGAAGCGCATTGCTTGTCCGACAGCATTACGTCTTATTGCCGACAACGCTCCATACAACCTGTCGCCGTGGAACGGACGAGCCAATTGGTAATGGTGCAAGAGTTGGTTTCGCTCGGGCATGGTGTCTCGTTTATTCCCGAGATGGCGAAGCAACTCGATCGCACTCGGCGACGTGTCTATCGGTCGCTACATGGCACGGTACCGACTCGGACGATTGCAGCCGTGTGGAATCCTTATCGTTTTCAAAGCCGTTTGCTGCGTGAATTCCGAGATCATTTGCGTGACTATTCCGAGGCTTTTGTGCCGAAGTAA
- a CDS encoding cis-3-hydroxy-L-proline dehydratase, which yields MKIKRITAHCVKLPLIEGSYRWSGGKSVTVFDSTIIGVETDEGLVGYGEVCPLGPFYLPAYADGVRAGIKELGPHLIGLDPRELNVVNQHMDAALLGHPYVKTGIDIACWDLLGKSTGLPVCVLMGGRFGESVRLYRAISQIEPDQMAANVAMYSEQGYTRFQLKVGGDPDTDIERIRAARAVLKPTDRLVADANTGWTQHEAMRVVRAVSDLDVYIEQPCVTYEECLAVRRNTTAPFILDENIDGLDRLLRAKADLAMDVVNLKISKLGGLTKAKQARDLCVSMGIAMTLEDSWGGDITTAAIAHLAHSTPEPFRFTSTDFNSYVTVSNADGAPVREDGFMKASESAGLGITPKMDVIGPAVVEVC from the coding sequence ATGAAGATCAAACGAATCACAGCCCACTGCGTCAAATTGCCTCTCATTGAAGGTAGTTACCGATGGTCGGGCGGAAAATCAGTGACTGTTTTCGACAGCACAATCATAGGCGTTGAGACCGACGAAGGGCTCGTTGGTTATGGCGAAGTCTGCCCGCTCGGGCCATTCTATTTGCCCGCCTATGCCGATGGCGTTCGCGCGGGGATCAAGGAACTTGGCCCCCATCTCATCGGGTTGGATCCGCGTGAATTGAATGTTGTGAATCAGCACATGGACGCTGCTCTACTTGGTCATCCTTATGTAAAAACAGGAATCGATATCGCTTGCTGGGATTTGCTAGGCAAGTCGACCGGTTTACCAGTGTGCGTATTGATGGGTGGTCGGTTCGGCGAAAGCGTGCGTTTGTATCGTGCGATTTCGCAGATCGAACCGGATCAAATGGCGGCAAATGTCGCCATGTATAGCGAGCAAGGTTACACGCGGTTTCAATTGAAAGTGGGCGGAGATCCCGATACGGATATCGAACGTATCCGCGCCGCTCGTGCGGTGCTAAAACCGACCGATCGATTGGTCGCCGATGCAAATACGGGCTGGACTCAGCATGAAGCGATGCGGGTGGTTCGAGCGGTCAGTGATTTGGACGTCTATATCGAACAACCTTGCGTCACTTACGAGGAATGCTTGGCCGTCCGCCGAAACACGACAGCGCCGTTTATATTGGACGAGAACATTGATGGGCTCGATCGACTTCTACGTGCCAAGGCTGATTTGGCAATGGACGTTGTTAACTTGAAGATTAGCAAGCTTGGCGGATTGACAAAGGCTAAGCAAGCACGCGATCTATGCGTCTCAATGGGCATTGCAATGACACTCGAGGATAGTTGGGGTGGCGATATAACCACGGCAGCAATTGCTCATTTAGCTCACAGTACGCCGGAACCGTTTCGCTTCACCAGTACCGACTTCAACAGTTACGTTACGGTAAGCAATGCGGATGGTGCCCCGGTACGTGAGGATGGCTTCATGAAAGCGAGTGAATCCGCAGGCCTAGGCATTACGCCAAAGATGGATGTGATTGGACCTGCGGTTGTAGAGGTTTGCTAA